One part of the Solanum dulcamara chromosome 3, daSolDulc1.2, whole genome shotgun sequence genome encodes these proteins:
- the LOC129882433 gene encoding ethylene-overproduction protein 1-like, whose protein sequence is MQHNLFSTMRSLNMMEGCKGTQVYALNPSGTTTTNGFGGGGGGGGGGGGGVGEKFLQNLLSNSVRSRSDRNFHAIQSKDEVNLAVLAEALANYGLPKTDQLEPQIEFVLKPMNFVETLADVYCRMEGCAQFDKSKMYLEQCAIFRGLPDPKLFRKCLLSARLHAVDVHTKVVLSAWLRFERREDELIGVSAMDCCGRSMECPGSALIAGYNPESATDPCMCHRGEDTEINMDEECSTSSSHGNEEEDFDMSFCIGDDEIRCRRFNIASLSRPFEVLLYGSFMDSRREKINFSKNGISAKGMKAAEMFSRTKSVDSFNPDIVLELLSLANKFCCNEMKSVCDAYLASLVFDMDSAMLLFEYGLEENAYLLVAACLQVFLRELPNSVHNPNVSRLFCSSEGKDRLSYVGHASFFLYYFLSQAAMEDDLKSNTTVMLLERMGECASEGWQKQLAFHQLGCVMLERKEYKDAQKWFESAVEAGHVYSLVGIARSKYKRGHMYKAYKLMDSLISDYTPSGWMYQERSMYCQGKEKTMDLSTASELDPTLSYPYKYRAVSKAEENRLGPAISEINKILGFKISPDCLELRAWFLIVLEEYEGALRDVRALLTLDPHYMMFHGKLQGEHLVELLSHNVQPCSQADCWMQLYDRWSSVDDIGSLAVVHHMLANDPGKSLLRFRQSLLLLRLNSHKAAMRSLREARNQATSEHERLVYEGWILYDTGYREEAIAKAEESILIQRSFEAFFLKAYVLSETSPDSESSLYVIQLLEEALRCPSDGLRKGQALSNLASVYVDVDNLDNAIDCYTNALNIKHTRAHQGLARVYHLKDQRKLAYDEMTKLIEKAKYNASAYEKRSEYCDREMAKSDLSMATKLDPLRTYPYRYKAAVLMDDHKEAEAIAELAKVISFKPDLQLLHLRAAFHDSMGDLTSAILDCEAALCLDSSHADTLDLYQKVQQRAKEQLPT, encoded by the exons ATGCAACATAACCTTTTTTCAACGATGCGTAGTTTGAATATGATGGAAGGATGTAAGGGAACACAAGTGTATGCCCTTAATCCGTCTGGAACAACAACCACCAACGGgtttggtggtggtggtggtggtggtggcggGGGCGGCGGTGGTGTAGGTGAGAAGTTTTTACAGAACTTGTTGTCCAATTCTGTTAGGTCTAGATCTGATCGTAATTTTCACGCTATTCAATCCAAGGATGAGGTTAATTTGGCTGTTTTAGCTGAAGCCCTGGCTAATTATGGCCTGCCAAAAACTGATCAACTTGAGCCCCAGATTGAGTTTGTTCTGAAACCTATGAATTTTGTGGAGACATTAGCTGATGTTTATTGTAGGATGGAGGGTTGTGCTCAGTTTGACAAGTCAAAGATGTATCTTGAGCAATGTGCTATATTTAGGGGCTTACCGGATCCTAAATTGTTTAGGAAGTGCCTTTTGTCAGCTAGGCTACACGCGGTTGATGTGCATACCAAAGTTGTTCTTTCTGCCTGGTTGAGGTTTGAACGAAGGGAGGATGAGTTGATTGGTGTATCGGCAATGGATTGTTGTGGGCGAAGTATGGAATGCCCTGGCAGTGCTTTGATAGCGGGGTATAATCCTGAATCAGCTACTGATCCTTGTATGTGCCACCGAGGTGAGGATACTGAAATTAACATGGATGAAGAATGCTCCACTTCATCGAGTCATGGCAATGAGGAGGAGGATTTTGATATGTCATTTTGCATTGGGGATGATGAAATCAGGTGTAGGAGATTTAACATAGCATCACTTTCTAGGCCATTTGAAGTCCTGCTCTATGGTAGCTTCATGGACTCGCGAAgggagaaaataaatttttcaaaaaatgggATTTCTGCAAAGGGGATGAAAGCTGCTGAGATGTTTAGCAGAACAAAAAGTGTGGACTCTTTCAATCCAGACATTGTCCTAGAGCTCCTGTCATTAGCCAACAAGTTCTGTTGTAATGAGATGAAGTCTGTTTGTGATGCGTATTTAGCATCTTTGGTCTTTGACATGGATAGTGCTATGTTGCTTTTTGAATATGGACTGGAGGAGAATGCATATCTTCTAGTGGCAGCGTGTTTGCAGGTATTTTTAAGGGAACTTCCAAATTCAGTGCACAATCCAAACGTGTCAAGGCTCTTCTGTAGTTCAGAAGGTAAGGACCGATTATCTTACGTAGGACATGCTTCCTTTTTTCTCTACTATTTTCTGAGCCAAGCAGCTATGGAGGATGACCTGAAGTCAAACACAACAGTAATGCTGTTGGAAAGGATGGGAGAATGTGCAAGTGAAGGCTGGCAGAAGCAACTAGCATTCCACCAATTAGGTTGTGTGATGCTTGAAAGAAAAGAGTACAAGGATGCTCAGAAATGGTTTGAGTCAGCTGTTGAAGCTGGTCATGTCTATTCCTTAGTAGGCATTGCCAGATCCAAATACAAGCGTGGTCACATGTACAAGGCATATAAGTTGATGGACTCCCTCATTTCTGATTATACACCTTCTGGGTGGATGTATCAGGAGCGATCGATGTATTgtcaaggaaaagaaaagacGATGGATTTGAGTACAGCTAGTGAACTGGATCCAACTCTTTCTTATCCATACAAGTACAGAGCTGTTTCAAAGGCAGAGGAAAATAGACTTGGACCAGCTATTTCTGAGATCAACAAAATACTTGGCTTCAAGATTTCTCCTGACTGCCTTGAGCTCCGTGCTTGGTTTTTAATTGTCCTGGAGGAATATGAAGGAGCTTTAAGGGATGTTAGGGCACTCTTGACTTTAGATCCCCATTACATGATGTTCCATGGGAAGTTGCAAGGTGAACACTTGGTGGAGCTTCTAAGTCATAATGTCCAACCGTGCAGTCAGGCTGACTGCTGGATGCAACTATATGACCGATGGTCCTCCGTAGATGATATTGGTTCTCTTGCTGTTGTCCACCATATGTTAGCTAATGATCCAGGGAAAAGTCTCTTAAGGTTTAGGCAATCTCTACTGCTTTTACG ATTAAATAGCCACAAGGCAGCAATGCGTAGTTTGAGAGAAGCCAGAAACCAAGCTACCTCTGAGCATGAAAGGCTAGTCTATGAAGGATGGATATTATATGACACAGGTTATCGTGAAGAAGCAATTGCTAAAGCTGAAGAATCTATCTTAATCCAGAGATCATTTGAAGCCTTTTTCCTGAAAGCATATGTGTTATCAGAAACAAGTCCTGACTCTGAATCTTCGTTGTATGTCATACAACTGCTTGAAGAAGCTCTTAGGTGCCCTTCAGATGGTCTTCGGAAAGGCCAG GCTCTCAGTAATCTGGCAAGTGTCTATGTAGATGTTGATAATCTAGATAATGCAATTGATTGCTACACAAATGCACTGAATATTAAGCATACACGAGCCCATCAGGGTTTGGCGCGTGTTTACCATCTAAAAGATCAGAGAAAATTAGCTTATGATGAGATGACAAAGTTGATTGAGAAAGCAAAATATAATGCATCTGCTTATGAGAAGCGGTCTGAATACTGTGATCGTGAAATGGCAAAAAGTGATCTTAGTATGGCGACAAAATTAGATCCCCTACGGACATACCCATACAGATACAAGGCAGCTG TTCTGATGGATGACCACAAGGAAGCCGAGGCTATAGCAGAGCTAGCAAAAGTCATTTCTTTCAAGCCGGACTTACAACTGCTCCATCTTCGAGCAGCATTTCATGACTCGATGGGTGACCTCACATCTGCGATTCTAGATTGTGAAGCAGCCCTGTGTCTTGACTCCAGCCATGCAGATACACTTGACCTGTATCAGAAAGTACAGCAACGAGCTAAAGAACAACTACCAACGTGA